The window TGTCTTCAACTTTACAcacaaataaatcatccaagcaaTCAACACCAAGCATGAACTCTCATGTTCGACTTCAACCAACAAATCACACACTATTGACTAAACAACATAAAATCATATATCCAAGCGCGCAATGTTTGGAAAGCAACAATGTTaacatagaatgaatcaaatAAGGAATGGAAATTAAATGAAACCTCTAACTCCAAATGACAGCAAGGGTTAGGCAACAACTTCCGAGAGCAGCGTCGATTGAGACCAGCGAGAGACAAGTTGAGAGCATTGTGGGCTTACCTGTTGGTGGCGTGGGCTGACAGCGGAGGCACAGTGGAGGCACGACGGTCGCAGGGGAAAGACTGAGGCACGGGATTGTGTTGTGGAGAGGAATATGGCAAAGTGAGTGACAAAGGGCTAGGGTTGAGGTCTTTTAATTGGGgataattgaaatttccaacAGATCTGATTCAAAATTTTTCGAGGGAATTTTATCTGTGGGAATTAGTCCGTGAgaaatatcttcttttttttttgtagtgcaATATATCTTTTTACACCAACTTTTAAATTACACATGAACACACATTagtaacaaataattattaaattttgattagAGTATATGTTACACTTAAGTTATAATGAGCCTTCATTGGGCTTATTGgatttcaatcaatcattagTATATATGTTACACTAAAATTATATAGTAGGCCTTGATTAgattttcaatcaatcattaTTAGTGCAAATGTTATATTAAAGTGATATTGAGCCTTATTGgatttcaatcaatcattagTACATATGTTACACTAGAGTCATATTAGGAAGTGGTGAATGCATAGATTACACATTGAaccttaataaattattattgggCCTTGGATAGTGAACCTATTAAGTTAAGGCTTAATTGTAAACTATTTCACCAAATCCATTTTCCTATTTCACCAAATCGATTCTCCTACTTTTTAATTCAGTATCTGAGTtcctttatatttcaaaattcactAGTTGAGTCTCATGATCCTTGGAATGATACACTCTTTTATCACTACAGTCACGTGTCCTTCTTGGATATTTGAtgtaaaatatagtattaatataaattttatataaaaatagtttaattttttcttaattttttatataaaaatatttgacataattgaaaaaatcaataaataacataaattaaatctttacgATATTTGatttcatgataaattttatagaaattttacagttaaataaaactttaatttaaatttaaaatattttaatttacaccTTTCACGTTAATCTAATGgtttaaatattaatcattttcaTATCATTCTTCATATATATTCTGTGTACTCATTACTATTACTCACTAGATTAGAGGGAAGTTGCACGATGACAAAGTGTTGCTGCAAAAAACCAGCCAGGAAATTAAGTTTATAGCATTTTAACCAATGAAAGCATAATTTCCAAATAGGTTCATCCGTTCATGCATCCCTACaagtcaaaaaaaaaagtgataaagaCATTCAGGGCAAAAAAACACAAGATGCATCATTCAAAATCAGctggatattttttttctttaggttCACCCGAGAAGGTAATCTATCTTGAAACATCCTCCAAAGCATGCAATAATTAATGTACCTTCGGTGGGACCTCAATGAATCTATCTTTTAAAATGGAATGATATAATAGTatctcataaataaaaattttaaaagataaaacacCAAAACGGATTTTAATGAAAAGATAAAGgagcaaaaatattttttagccaaattaaaagtaatgtataaatatatagttaattttaaaattattcactatatttaattttaattaataactagtgataacaatttttgaaaattaattgttatgtatatttaagtctcttttattttatatatatatatatatatatatatatatatatatatatatatatatatatatatatatatacacacacacacactctgcCTAATTGCCAGCAAACTAGACATACTTTTTTTGGGGTTATGCGCCAAATTTTAGTCAAGCTACGTACGGAATCACATGCATGTAGCTATAGTCGTCAAACGAATTATATACATAGTTGAAACTCCTAGCCATGGTTTATGGTACAAGAAATGTTCACATTTTGATCTTGCAGTTATTTTTGCGATGTTGTTAATTTATGCAGGTAATAAACAAAGTAGAATGGAAGAGCACAAGTAGTGCCTATTAATTCTTACGAGAATCATTGATCTCCTTGTCATCGATAATGCAAAATACAATTGCATTGTTATTAATAGCAGAAGTTGAGTATGCATGTTTCAAACGTTGCTTGTTGTTCACAAATGATTTGGATGAAGCACATGATGATcgtattaattaaatatgaaaagaatACTCCTATCTTTCTATGGCACCAAAAGTGCAATTAATTTGTCAAACAATCCCATTCAACATTCAAGATCAGAGAACAGATTGATATGCTTTTATTGAAACTTATAGCTGATATTCCATCTAACCAAACCCTTGACTGAAAGAAAGTTCaatcttattaaatataacACTGGAACATGCCCAAATGACAAATTGTTATGATTATAATTGAATTAAGTCATGATCATGCttagtatatatgtgtgttCTGTCGGCCTAAAAAATGGTTTAGAAACATTGGCCCAAAATTCTGTGTTTTAAACTCGgcccattatttttttttccgttAAAAATGACAGGTATAAGTACCTATAAGAAAAAGGTTACCTTAAATGGTTACCTTAAAAAAACCAGAAATTAAATGGCTCTTATTTAGgaaatataagtattttttagagTCAAAGGTAACCACTTAATAGAAGGCACGTGAAATACTGTCACACTAACCTTCTCAATCTCACTTTCTCTCTGTCCTTCCAAAACCTCTTACCtcttcattaaaaaatttcaccATGGCCAAAGTAAAAGTTAGGGTTCCTTACTAgtacttctttttcttaaacAACTAATGTATGTTGATTTTATTTGTATCTATGCAGTTTTATGATTACCTCATCGTCTTAttagtttcttttatatatatatatatatatatatatatatatatatatatatatatatatatatatatatatatatatatatatatatatatatatatatatatatatatatatatatattctacatTGGATCAAACCATTTGTTAAGCTCTTAACCAAcattaaacaaaacatacaatAAGATTTTATTTGCCAATAAAACAACAACATATTACTTTTGCCATATTGAGCAATTAaaacatgattattttttttttgctttgaaaTTGCTAAACATGCTGATATAAATTTAAACTCATTTGCGTGTTGGAAACACCTCACCAAGCATGCAATAGTTTAGTAGTAAATGAGTGACATATTTTCACTCATCCTTCTCAAACTCTATCTTTATGTTCTGAATTGTGATGCTTACATTCTCAGATCGTGGTACCAATGTGACCAAAACACTATCATCATTTTCAGCATCCAAGTCCTCTAACAAATCTGTTATTCCCAGTGTCAAGCTAGTTTTGATCTTCTTGTCCATGTTCATGTTCGAATGGGAATGACCCAGAGTCGAAAAGCTTCCTGCAAACTCTGTGCTCTCTGGTCCAATATCCTCGACATCTTCATCAGTAATATAGACATCAAACTTCACATCATCATCCCCATCAAACTCAATCCCATCAATCACCAacacttcttcctcttcctccttgTCCCTCTTGCTCCTCAACTGCTTTGGCCTTTTAACTAGTAGGGTTACCTTTGAGTCCAACAAAGTGAGAGGAAACTTGGAACTTGGCCCAGTCTCAGCAGCCATTGCTGCACCAATGCCGCCAAATTGTTGTGCGAACGCCACCTTCTTAGCCTTTCTAGTTCTTTTGGGTTTAGGCTTTTTCTCGAGCCATGGAATGGCGACATCTTGGTAAACATAACCCATCTTATTCGTGTCAAGGCTGTCTTTCACCTTCACACGGACAAGGGTCTTGTTCTCATCGTAGAAGAAAAAGGAGGTTTCCAACCAATCACGGTTTTTGAAATCCCTTCTTTTTCCACTTGGTATTGTTTTCCATATATTCCACATACGATCCACGTTGGCATGGTGAGAATAGAAAGCGGGGTCTCTTCCAGCAGAATAGAACCTCCCCATGTCCTCTTTGTTAGGTTGTCTTGGATCACCGGTCCAACGGTGGACAGCAGTATGAGGACCAAGCTCTACGGTCCCTCCACCTAGCTCAGGCTGCTTTCCAGCAAGAAATGGTTTTCCATGGAAGAGCGATGCGCGTTTCGCACCAGAGACAACACTCGTATACATTACACCGAGGTTTTGTTCTACGCTTGGTTCCTTTCCACTGCCATAGTTTAGGTCTACGAGAGTAGTTGGTGTGATGTCTGGATTCCTGCGAGGGTCATATAGAGGGGAGTCTTCATCTGCGAAAATGGAAGGCAATACCATGCCACCATCAGGATTGTCCCAGTTCCAATACGGAAGTGCAAAGGTTGGGTCATCAATCAAGCTACCCAAGATTCGCTCATAGAAATAGAGGTACCAACGGTGGAAAGGGAAAAATATCCATGAAAAGTGGACTTTGAAGTCTAGCTCAACTGGGAACCCTAATTGCTTATAGCCACCATCACAATAAGCACAATGGATATCAGCTTGTTGCTTGAAACTTCGAGGATCATCAGATGGAAGCTCTCTCATGCGCTTAAGGGCTAACTTATACTTTTCTAGGTACTCATCGGTCACAAATTGAGCAGGTGGTCTAACCCTGAGGGGTGTTCCTTTAGGCAACTTGAAATCTATAGGAGGGGAAGAAGATTTTGGTGGGCAACAATAGACTTGTGCCTCGATGACCCCTTTAGGTGGTACATCATCAGTTATACAACAATGTTCTAGGTCAGGCTCGAGAATAGGAGCTGCAGCCATGGCTAAAGGGTTGGTGTTGCTAAGAGCAGAAGCACCGTAAAGGCCTCCAATGCCAAGGAGAACATCCCTCCGATGTTTTCCTAGAATGTTGTATGACGatggtttttcttcttctgggtTTGGTGTTGGGGTGTTTTGGTTACTGTTGCATGACACTTTGGAAACATGATGGCCTTTTGGTTTGCTACGTTTGGTGGGTTTGCATGGTATTTGGGAAGTTAGGAAGGCGGAAGATGAGGAACAGATGGAAATGGGAAGAGGTGCAGAGAAATTGGAGAGGGAGAAAGATGATAGAGAGGAGATATAAGCCATGATCGATCTTCTTTTGGCTCATAATGATCGATCTACAATCTTAGTTGCCCTTTTATAGTGAAGTTAAATGAAGACTACTgtccttttaatttatatactttattcaaaaaatattaaaaatctcCTTGATTGATTCACCAAAATTGTGGCTGATGAAAATGTCGCGGGTCTGAAGATAATTTGGGTAGAAAGTTCTATAAATGTGGTAAATATAATGGAACACTGACTATTTCATTTGATCCTAGTACGAACCAATTAATTTCATGCAAATCTTTTCAGTATTCTTCTAAAGAATTATGGTACTTTGAGTGATAACAATGTGTCGTCTACTTTAAGGAGTGACTTTATCTGACCTTTGAATTTGAATGATGTTAAAAAGTTGAAAGTAGATATAGAACTCAATACAGACAGATTTAGAGTACTTGCAGCAAAAGCCTTGCATATATAGAGGCACCGGTCGCGCTCTTAAAAGTGAAGCTTGAATAATACAAAACTAAAGTTAAATTTCAACGTATTATTACTTTTGATCGTACTGGTtgcaaatattaatatttaatgtgcGCGAGTATATCGTGGGAGTATGTACACATAGATTTTATCttgctttttctttcaaaaaggttttttcttttttgtcattggtgtgttttatattaatatattaattatgctatttttaattttattatgtatttttattaataaattatttaaattttaaataaacaaaaatatttaaataaaaaaatattaaaaatgtataacatattttaaataataaaatattaaaataaattaataacatataaaatagacccataaaaatatattaataataagtcaaattaatattatttattatatatttaaataatttttaaaaaagccaATTTTATCAAGTGCGTGAGtactaataatttaaaactaacCTTTTGTGTTgactattgttttctttttgttgttgcATCGTACGTGAGTAACTCATGATTTgttcattattattgttgtcaagtgtttcataaataatttgtttccaaATTCTATCGATGTCATTATTTGGAGTCATTGTATGAATAATTGATTGCATAAAcgagtaaaagaaaaagattatttGAAGAAgacacactactagaaaataaggttttaacatcggttatttaagactttcaacatcggttattaattgatgttgaaagtaccgatgtGGAAAGTAgtatcattaacatcggtttttcaaaaccgatgttaactaataaatacaacatcggttatttaaataagcgatgttatatgatacgaattatgaaaaaaaaaattataaatctataaattaacatcagttttttaaaaaactgatgttgtaagtgacatttaacatcggttttttaaaaaaccgatgttgtaggtgacatttaacatcggttttttaaaaaactgatgttgtaagtaacatttaacatcggttttttaaaaaactgatgttgtaagtgacatttaacatcggttttttaaataaccgatgttgtaagtgacatttaacatcggttttttaaaaaaccgatgttgtaagtgacatttaacatcggtttttaaaaaactgatgttgtaagtgacatttaacatcggttttttaaataaccgatgttgtaagtgacatttaacatcggttttttaaaaaaccgatgttgtaagtgacatttaacatcggttttttaaaaaactgatgttgtaagtgacatttaacatcggttttttaaataaccaatgttgtaagtgacatttaacatcggttttttaaaaaaccgatgttgtaagtgacatttaacatcggttttttcaaaaaccgatgttgtaagtaacatttaacatcggttttttaaaaaactgatgttgtaagagacatttaacatcggttttttaaataaccaatgttgtaagtgacatttaacatcggttttttaaaaactgatgttgtaagtgacatttcacatcagttttttaaaaatctgatgttgtaagtgatatttaacatcggttatttaaataggcgatgttatatgatatgaattatgaagaaaaaaaagttataaatctataaatcaacatcgatttttaaaaaactgatgttgttagtgacatgtaacatcggtttttaaaataaccgatgttaaatgtgatatatgacatcgatttttaaaaaactgatgttgtaagtgacatttcacatcagtttttttaaaaactgatgtgaaATGTCAcctacaacatcagtttttttaaaaaccgatgttaaaaaatgttgaggtaggtgacatttaacatcagtttttaaaaaaactgatgttgtaagtaacatttcacatcagtttttttaaagaccgatgttgttttagaaatttatttttaacatgatgtctgttttttcaataaatcccaaaaataacctgcaaattttaaaatcagaccacacaacatataattttcattctgttttgaaacagtttttaccagaaaattcaataagaaatttactaattactatgaatttaaaacatatttaatgttgACACATGAATTGTAAATTAAGTAAGTAAATATAAACTACAATTACAAGATTGTCTAAACatcctaagtttcatttttCACTTTCAAATAGTACTTTGCCCACTGGTTGCGAAGTGCCTTCAATCTttctggttccaatggtctaggatcagtgaaatactgcatgatataataaaacataagttaataatatattagcaatcataataatatgaaatttggtgaattaaaaattaccatttcccaattattctggaaatttcctaagattatagttgacatccaatgcatgacgtaatacccacactcagtgcttcctttttgtctatatcattcattagttaaaatttattattactacaatttttaggataactaacatgaaaaaaaattgtacataataatttattattaaatattagtgtaaaaaataaaattattaacatatactatttactcttttttttagtagcATCCACTATTTACTCTTAACACAATGCATTTGGTAAtaaccaaaatattaaattttacgtCCATTTGTATGTTGgttaaatgtcacttacaacatcagttttttaaaaaaccgatgttaaatgtcacttacaacatcagttttttaaaaaaccgatgttaaatgtcacttacaacatcagttttttaaaaaaccgatgttaacgtgtatgcattaacatcggttttttggaaaaccgatgttaacatattacacgttaacatcagtttttgaaaaaccgatgttaacgtgtatgcattaacatcggttttttggaaaaccgatgttaacatattatacgttaacatcggtttttgaaaaaccgatgttaacaaatgatgttaacatcggttttccaaaaaaccgatgttaacat of the Glycine max cultivar Williams 82 chromosome 13, Glycine_max_v4.0, whole genome shotgun sequence genome contains:
- the LOC100801369 gene encoding polyphenol oxidase A1, chloroplastic, whose translation is MAYISSLSSFSLSNFSAPLPISICSSSSAFLTSQIPCKPTKRSKPKGHHVSKVSCNSNQNTPTPNPEEEKPSSYNILGKHRRDVLLGIGGLYGASALSNTNPLAMAAAPILEPDLEHCCITDDVPPKGVIEAQVYCCPPKSSSPPIDFKLPKGTPLRVRPPAQFVTDEYLEKYKLALKRMRELPSDDPRSFKQQADIHCAYCDGGYKQLGFPVELDFKVHFSWIFFPFHRWYLYFYERILGSLIDDPTFALPYWNWDNPDGGMVLPSIFADEDSPLYDPRRNPDITPTTLVDLNYGSGKEPSVEQNLGVMYTSVVSGAKRASLFHGKPFLAGKQPELGGGTVELGPHTAVHRWTGDPRQPNKEDMGRFYSAGRDPAFYSHHANVDRMWNIWKTIPSGKRRDFKNRDWLETSFFFYDENKTLVRVKVKDSLDTNKMGYVYQDVAIPWLEKKPKPKRTRKAKKVAFAQQFGGIGAAMAAETGPSSKFPLTLLDSKVTLLVKRPKQLRSKRDKEEEEEVLVIDGIEFDGDDDVKFDVYITDEDVEDIGPESTEFAGSFSTLGHSHSNMNMDKKIKTSLTLGITDLLEDLDAENDDSVLVTLVPRSENVSITIQNIKIEFEKDE